A stretch of the Drosophila sulfurigaster albostrigata strain 15112-1811.04 chromosome 2L, ASM2355843v2, whole genome shotgun sequence genome encodes the following:
- the LOC133850180 gene encoding myosin heavy chain, muscle isoform X4, producing MPKPAASQEDEDPTPYLFVSLEQRRIDQSKPYDSKKNCWVPDEKEGYLLGDIKATKGDIVSVGLPGGETKDFKKDQLQQVNPPKYEKAEDMSNLTYLNDASVLHNLRQRYYNKLIYTYSGLFCVAINPYKRYPVYTNRCAKMYRGKRRNEVPPHIFAISDGAYVDMLTNHVNQSMLITGESGAGKTENTKKVIAYFATVGASTKKDESQKNKGSLEDQVVQTNPVLEAFGNAKTVRNDNSSRFGKFIRIHFGPTGKLAGADIETYLLEKARVISQQSLERSYHIFYQIMSGAVAGVKDMCFLSDNIYDYFNVSQGKVTVPSIDDSEEFQLADQAFDILGFTKQEKEDVYRITAAVMHMGGMKFKQRGREEQAEQDGEEEGGRVSKLFGCDTAELYKNLLKPRIKVGNEFVTQGRNVQQVTNSIGALCKGVFDRLFKWLVKKCNETLDTKQKRQHFIGVLDIAGFEIFDYNGFEQLCINFTNEKLQQFFNHHMFVLEQEEYKKEGIEWAFIDFGMDLLACIDLIEKPMGILSILEEESMFPKATDQTFSEKLTNTHLGKSAPFQKPKPPKPGQQAAHFAIGHYAGVVAYNITGWLEKNKDPLNDTVVDQFKKSQNKLLIEIFADHPGQSGGGEQAKGGRGKKGGGFATVSSAYKEQLNSLMTTLRSTQPHFVRCIIPNEMKQPGVVDAHLVMHQLTCNGVLEGIRICRKGFPNRMIYPDFKMRYQILNPGGIVGVEDPKKCGSLILESTTLDPDMYRIGHTKVFFRAGVLGQMEEFRDERLGKIMSWMQAWARGYLARKGFKKLQEQRVALKVVQRNLRKYLQLRTWPWYKLWQKIKPLLNVSRIEDEIARLEEKAKKAEELHAAEVKVRKELEALNAKLLAEKTALLDSLSGEKGQLQDFQERNAKLQAQKNDLENQLRDIQERLTQEEDARNQLFQQKKKADQEISGLKKDIEDLELNIQKAEQDKATKDHQIRNLNDEIAHQDELINKLNKEKKMQGESNQKTGEELQAAEDKINHLNKVKAKLEQTLDELEDSLEREKKVRGDVEKSKRKVEGDLKLTQEAVADLERNKKELEQTIQRKDKELSSITAKLEDEQVVVGKHQRQIKELQARIEELEEEVEAERQARAKAEKQRADLARELEELGERLEEAGGATSAQIELNKKREAELSKLRRDLEEANIQHESTLANLRKKHNDAVAEMAEQVDQLNKLKAKAEHDRQTCHNELNQTRTACDQMARDKAAQEKIAKQLQHTLNEVQSKLDETNRTLNDFDASKKKLSIENSDLLRQLEEAESQVSQLSKIKISLTTQLEDTKRLADEESRERATLLGKFRNLEHDLDNLREQVEEEAEGKADLQRQLSKANAEAQVWRSKYESDGVARSEELEEAKRKLQARLAEAEETIESLNQKCIGLEKTKQRLSTEVEDLQLEVDRANAIANAAEKKQKAFDKIIGEWKLKVDDLAAELDASQKECRNYSTELFRLKGAYEEGQEQLEAVRRENKNLADEVKDLLDQIGEGGRNIHEIEKARKRLEAEKDELQAALEEAEAALEQEENKVLRAQLELSQVRQEIDRRIQEKEEEFENTRKNHQRALDSMQASLEAEAKGKAEALRMKKKLEADINELEIALDHANKANAEAQKNIKRYQQQLKDIQTALEEEQRARDDAREQLGISERRANALQNELEESRTLLEQADRGRRQAEQELADAHEQLNEVSAQNASISAAKRKLESELQTLHSDLDELLNEAKNSEEKAKKAMVDAARLADELRAEQDHAQTQEKLRKALEQQIKELQVRLDEAEANALKGGKKAIQKLEQRVRELENELDGEQRRHADAQKNLRKSERRIKELSFQSEEDRKNHERMQDLVDKLQQKIKTYKRQIEEAEEIAALNLAKFRKAQQELEEAEERADLAEQAISKFRAKGRAGSVGRGASPAPRATSVRPQFDGLAFPPRFDLAPENEF from the exons ATGCCGAAGCCAGCCGCTAGCCAGGAGGATGAGGATCCCACCCCATACCTGTTCGTGTCTTTGGAACAAAGACGTATCGATCAATCGAAACCCTATGATTCGAAGAAGAACTGTTGGGTGCCCGACGAGAAGGAGGGTTATCTCCTTGGTGACATCAAGGCTACCAAGGGTGATATCGTCTCCGTCGGTCTGCCTGGTGGAGAG acCAAAGACTTCAAGAAAGATCAGCTCCAGCAGGTGAACCCTCCGAAATACGAAAAAGCTGAGGATATGTCTAACTTGACATACCTTAACGATGCCTCTGTGCTCCATAACTTGAGGCAGAGATACTACAACAAGCTCATCTAT ACCTACTCCGGTCTTTTCTGCGTTGCCATCAATCCTTACAAGCGCTACCCCGTCTATACCAACCGTTGCGCTAAGATGTACCGTGGCAAGCGCCGTAATGAGGTGCCACCCCATATTTTCGCCATCTCTGACGGTGCCTACGTCGACATGTTGACCAACCACGTGAATCAATCCATGTTGATTACCGGTGAGTCTGGTGCTGGTAAGACTGAGAACACGAAGAAGGTCATTGCGTACTTCGCCACTGTCGGCGCTTCGACCAAGAAGGATGAGTCCCAGAAGAACAAGGGCTCCCTTGAGGATCAGGTTGTGCAAACTAACCCTGTGCTTGAGGCCTTCGGTAACGCCAAGACCGTGCGTAACGATAACTCCTCTCGTTTC GGTAAATTCATCCGTATTCACTTCGGCCCCACTGGTAAACTGGCTGGTGCTGATATTGAGACCT ATCTGTTGGAGAAGGCTCGTGTCATCTCTCAGCAATCTCTGGAGCGCTCCTACCACATCTTCTACCAGATCATGTCTGGTGCCGTCGCTGGTGTTAAAG ACATGTGCTTCCTCTCTGATAACATTTACGACTACTTTAACGTATCCCAGGGCAAGGTTACTGTGCCCAGTATTGATGACTCTGAGGAATTCCAGCTTGCAGAT CAAGCCTTCGACATCTTGGGCTTCACCAAGCAGGAGAAGGAGGATGTGTACCGCATCACCGCCGCTGTCATGCACATGGGTGGCATGAAGTTCAAGCAACGTGGTCGCGAGGAGCAGGCTGAGCAGGACGGTGAAGAGGAGGGTGGCCGTGTGTCTAAGCTGTTCGGCTGCGACACCGCTGAGCTGTACAAGAACTTGCTCAAGCCCCGCATCAAGGTCGGTAACGAGTTCGTCACCCAGGGCCGTAACGTCCAGCAGGTCACCAACTCCATCGGTGCTCTGTGCAAGGGTGTCTTCGATCGTCTCTTCAAATGGCTGGTCAAGAAGTGTAACGAGACTCTGGATACCAAGCAGAAGCGTCAGCATTTCATTGGTGTGCTGGATATTGCTGGTTTTGAAATCTTCGAC TACAACGGTTTCGAGCAACTGTGTATTAACTTCACCAACGAGAAGTTGCAACAATTCTTCAACCATCACATGTTCGTTTTGGAGCAAGAAGAATACAAGAAGGAAGGTATTGAGTGGGCCTTCATCGATTTCGGTATGGACTTGTTGGCCTGTATTGATTTGATTGAAAAG CCTATGGGTATCTTGTCCATCCTGGAAGAAGAGTCTATGTTCCCCAAGGCCACCGATCAGACCTTCTCGGAGAAGTTGACCAACACCCATTTGGGCAAGTCAGCTCCATTCCAGAAGCCCAAGCCACCAAAGCCCGGCCAGCAGGCTGCTCACTTTGCCATTGGCCATTATGCTGGTGTTGTCGCCTATAACATCACCGGTTGGTTGGAGAAGAACAAGGATCCTCTGAACGACACTGTTGTCGACCAGTTCAAGAAGTCGCAGAACAAGCTGCTCATCGAAATCTTCGCTGATCATCCTGGTCAGTCCGGTGGCGGTGAACAGGCTAAGGGCGGTCGTGGCAAGAAGGGTGGTGGCTTCGCTACCGTCTCGTCGGCCTACAAGGAGCAGTTGAACAGCTTGATGACCACTCTGCGTTCGACACAGCCTCACTTCGTCCGTTGCATCATTCCCAACGAGATGAAACAACCTGGCGTGGTTGATGCCCACTTGGTCATGCACCAGCTGACTTGTAACGGTGTGCTTGAAGGTATCCGTATTTGCCGTAAAGGTTTCCCCAACAGAATGATCTACCCCGATTTCAAGATGCG CTATCAAATTCTGAACCCAGGTGGTATTGTTGGCGTTGAGGATCCCAAGAAGTGTGGCTCACTCATATTGGAATCCACCACATTGGATCCCGATATGTATCGTATAGGACACACTAAG GTGTTCTTCCGTGCCGGTGTCCTGGGTCAGATGGAAGAGTTCCGTGATGAGCGTTTGGGCAAGATCATGTCCTGGATGCAAGCCTGGGCTCGTGGTTACCTGGCCCGTAAGGGCTTCAAGAAGCTGCAGGAGCAGCGTGTCGCCCTCAAGGTCGTCCAGCGCAATCTGCGCAAATACCTGCAGCTGCGTACCTGGCCCTGGTACAAACTGTGGCAGAAGATCAAGCCTCTGCTCAACGTCAGCCGTATTGAGGATGAGATTGCC CGTCTGGAAGAGAAGGCCAAGAAGGCTGAGGAACTGCATGCCGCTGAAGTGAAAGTGCGCAAGGAATTGGAGGCTCTGAACGCCAAGCTGTTGGCTGAGAAGACCGCTCTGTTGGACTCTCTGTCCGGCGAGAAGGGTCAGCTGCAGGACTTCCAGGAACGCAACGCTAAGTTGCAGGCCCAGAAGAACGACCTCGAGAACCAGCTGCGC GACATCCAAGAGCGCCTGACTCAGGAGGAAGATGCCCGCAACCAGCTGTtccagcagaagaagaaggccGACCAGGAGATCTCTGGCCTGAAGAAGGACATCGAGGATCTGGAGCTGAACATCCAGAAGGCCGAGCAAGATAAGGCCACCAAGGATCACCAGATCCGCAACTTGAACGACGAGATCGCCCACCAGGATGAGCTCATCAACAAGTTGAACAAGGAGAAGAAGATGCAGGGCGAGAGCAACCAGAAGACTGGTGAGGAACTGCAGGCCGCCGAGGACAAGATCAACCACTTGAACAAGGTTAAGGCTAAGCTCGAGCAGACCCTCGACGAACTCGAGGATTCTCTGGAGCGTGAGAAGAAGGTGCGCGGTGATGTTGAGAAGTCCAAGCGCAAGGTTGAGGGTGACCTCAAGCTGACCCAGGAGGCTGTTGCCGATCTGGAGCGCAACAAGAAGGAGTTGGAGCAGACCATCCAGCGCAAGGACAAGGAACTGTCCTCCATCACCGCCAAGCTCGAAGACGAGCAGGTCGTTGTTGGCAAGCACCAGCGCCAGATCAAGGAACTGCAGGCCCGCATCGAGGAGCTCGAGGAGGAGGTCGAGGCCGAGCGTCAAGCCCGCGCCAAGGCCGAGAAGCAGCGCGCCGATTTGGCTCGTGAGCTCGAGGAATTGGGTGAGCGTCTGGAAGAGGCTGGCGGTGCCACCTCTGCCCAGATTGAGCTCAACAAGAAGCGTGAGGCTGAGCTGAGCAAGCTGCGTCGCGATCTTGAGGAGGCCAACATCCAGCACGAATCTACCCTGGCTAACCTGCGCAAGAAGCACAACGATGCCGTCGCCGAGATGGCTGAGCAGGTTGATCAGCTCAACAAGCTGAAGGCCAA GGCTGAGCACGATCGTCAGACTTGCCACAACGAGTTGAATCAAACTCGTACCGCCTGCGATCAGATGGCACGCGATAAG GCCGCCCAGGAGAAGATCgccaagcagctgcagcacacCCTCAACGAGGTCCAATCGAAATTGGATGAGACCAACAGGACTCTGAACGATTTCGATGCCAGCAAGAAGAAGCTGTCCATTGAGAACTCCGACCTGCTCCGCCAATTGGAGGAAGCCGAGTCCCAGGTGTCTCAGCTGTCCAAGATCAAGATCTCCTTGACCACTCAGCTGGAGGATACCAAGCGTCTGGCCGACGAAGAGTCGCGCGAGCGTGCCACCCTTTTGGGCAAGTTCCGCAACTTGGAGCACGACCTCGACAACTTGCGCGAGCAGGTTGAGGAGGAGGCTGAGGGCAAGGCTGATTTGCAGCGTCAACTCAGCAAGGCCAACGCCGAGGCTCAGGTCTGGCGCAGCAAGTACGAATCCGATGGTGTTGCCCGCTCTGAGGAGTTGGAGGAAGCCAAGAGGAAGCTGCAGGCCCGCCTTGCTGAGGCTGAGGAGACCATTGAGTCGCTCAACCAGAAGTGCATTGGCCTGGAGAAGACCAAGCAGCGTCTGTCCACCGAAGTCGAGGACTTGCAGCTGGAGGTCGACCGTGCCAACGCCATTGCCAACGCCGCCGAGAAGAAGCAGAAGGCATTCGACAAGATCATTGGCGAATGGAAGCTCAAGGTCGACGATTTGGCTGCTGAGCTCGATGCCTCCCAGAAGGAGTGCCGCAACTACTCCACCGAGTTGTTCCGTCTTAAGGGCGCCTACGAGGAAGGCCAGGAGCAGCTGGAGGCTGTCCGTCGTGAGAACAAGAACTTGGCTGATGAAGTCAAGGATCTGCTCGACCAGATCGGTGAGGGTGGCCGCAACATCCATGAGATCGAGAAGGCCCGCAAGCGCCTGGAAGCCGAAAAGGACGAGCTCCAGGCTGCTCTTGAGGAAGCTGAGGCTGCTCTTGAACAGGAGGAGAACAAGGTGCTCCGCGCCCAGCTGGAGCTGTCCCAGGTGCGCCAGGAAATCGACCGCCGCATCCAGGAGAAGGAAGAGGAATTCGAGAACACCCGCAAGAACCACCAGCGCGCTCTCGACTCCATGCAAGCCTCCCTTGAGGCTGAGGCCAAGGGTAAGGCTGAGGCCCTCCGCATGAAGAAGAAGTTGGAAGCCGACATCAACGAATTGGAGATTGCTCTGGATCATGCCAACAAG gCTAACGCCGAGGCCCAGAAGAACATCAAGCGCTACCAACAGCAGCTCAAGGACATCCAGACCGCCCTTGAGGAAGAACAGAGAGCCCGTGACGATGCCCGTGAACAGCTGGGTATCTCTGAGCGTCGTGCCAACGCTCTGCAGAACGAACTCGAGGAGTCCCGCACTCTGCTGGAGCAGGCCGACCGCGGCCGTCGCCAGGCCGAGCAGGAACTGGCCGATGCCCACGAACAGTTGAACGAAGTTTCCGCCCAGAACGCTTCCATCTCCGCTGCCAAGAGGAAGTTGGAGTCTGAGCTCCAGACTCTGCACTCTGACCTGGATGAGCTCCTCAACGAAGCCAAGAACTCCGAGGAGAAGGCCAAGAAGGCTATGGTTGATGCCGCCCGCCTGGCTGATGAGCTCCGCGCTGAGCAGGATCATGCCCAGACCCAGGAGAAATTGAGGAAGGCCCTTGAGCAACAGATCAAGGAACTGCAGGTCCGTCTGGATGAGGCTGAGGCCAACGCTCTTAAGGGTGGCAAGAAGGCTATCCAGAAGTTGGAGCAGCGCGTCCGCGAGCTCGAGAACGAGCTGGATGGTGAGCAGAGGAGACACGCCGATGCCCAGAAGAACTTGCGCAAGTCCGAGCGTCGCATCAAGGAGTTGAGCTTCCAGTCTGAGGAGGACCGCAAGAACCACGAGCGCATGCAGGATCTGGTTGACAAGCTGCAACAGAAGATCAAGACATACAAGAGGCAGATTGAGGAGGCTGAGGAAATCGCTGCCCTCAACTTGGCCAAATTCCGCAAGGCCCAGCAGGAGCTCGAGGAAGCTGAGGAGCGTGCCGATCTGGCTGAACAGGCCATTAGCAAATTCCGCGCCAAGGGACGTGCCGGTTCTGTCGGTCGTGGTGCCAGCCCAGCG CCCCGTGCGACATCCGTTAGGCCACAATTCGACGGATTGGCTTTCCCACCAAGATTCGACCTTGCTCCTGAAAACGAATTCTAA